A portion of the Thunnus maccoyii chromosome 20, fThuMac1.1, whole genome shotgun sequence genome contains these proteins:
- the LOC121886776 gene encoding rho GTPase-activating protein SYDE1 isoform X1, with protein sequence MAEPLLKRTFSRLRGKDRTRRKTEPKLSDVPVKSDTVLQTSSSPSSPSTRMPAAADPEPSSPPRNHITVAKKQQWARQGSVAPTATLPSGPAPRNSDWDRASGKSQDAPGQAWSQRLTQDKTEQRGDRTGISHSWDMTSTSSVPVSSSSVLQEVSQPAGGSIDAPTNSTSTKLSGQRAYLQSLDRSSRAWVLSSAKSQASDEACRLQEESSSNIWYNPIPEEEDAAGPRREEEVWRRRDDREEGGSTRAELGGVWVGPTEGRSNDCPLEGANPSVSHHTDDITAENTDSPPSDSSPASQKKGGVSGSVMDRLRSPGTVRKLSLKMKKLPELRRKLSLRSSSRASRQGNDARGGGDESTSKNTTSSSALSNQNVISRYHLDSSTPPARPLRRSSRGRSASKGGYLSDGDSPELLPRQQAPPPATSQETGCDVSSFQLYVGSDPPRCSQRVTGLLTVHLLGLEEMKTSRSEGSKEVFLAIQIDGVTRARTALLTLRGPALSLNHAFHLELERARQLRIVVLTPANPQAGGGAKPETDQSQTSGRPTRNRVCCLGGVSIPPLFKGSRSQQLCVKLEPRGLLYVKLLLQEKWDTQPSTDTSIPANVFGVELHHLVEKEGSASPIPLLIQKTVAEIERRGLKVVGLYRLCGSAAVKKELRDWFERNSSAVCLSEDLYPDINVITGILKDYLRELPSPLITRTLYQVVREAMTLRPPPATPDPQLAQSTVELLSCLPPPERATLSLLLDHLSLVASLSSSNRMTHQNLAVCFGPVLLTPTQEAWRGGGGGGGGGGGRGGRGGGKGFCHGEEIASAVDFKRHIEALHYLLQLWPVPTHRVTSDDHIDVSPPPSPTLTHNPLGQQQQQQRRPVLRLALPQNPEEVVVSRRGRGGLARLESPPPINRYAGDWSICGRDLLSGQEADYDEVAGSESDGGSGDEEEEEKKEAWLSGGGGGGGLYMDDFMDFDAPFNCRLSLKDFDTLIHDLDRELAKQINICL encoded by the exons ATGTTCCAGTCAAGTCTGACACCGTCCTCCAGACttcttcatcaccatcatcaccatcaacGAGAATGCCAGCAGCCGCCGACCCTGAACCCTCCTCACCCCCCCGCAACCACATCACAGTAGCTAAGAAACAGCAGTGGGCTCGGCAGGGCTCTGTGGCCCCAACCGCCACCCTGCCCTCAGGCCCCGCCCCCAGAAACTCTGACTGGGACAGAGCGTCAGGAAAATCCCAGGATGCACCTGGGCAAGCCTGGAGTCAGAGGCTGACACAGGACAAG ACAGAGCAGCGGGGCGACAGGACAGGCATCAGTCATTCCTGGGATATGACCAGCACCTCTAGTGTTCCTGTTAGTTCCTCTTCGGTACTGCAGGAAGTCTCCCAGCCAGCAGGGGGCTCCATTGACGCACCCACCAACTCCACCAGCACCAAGCTGTCCGGCCAGCGTGCCTACCTGCAGAGCCTGGACCGCAGCAGCCGAGCCTGGGTGCTGTCTTCGGCAAAGTCCCAGGCTTCAGACGAGGCCTGCAGGCTGCaggaggagagcagcagcaacatctgGTACAACCCGATCCCTGAGGAGGAGGACGCAGCAGGGCCACGCAGGGAGGAGGaagtgtggaggaggagggacgaCCGGGAGGAGGGAGGATCTACCCGAGCAGAGCTGGGAGGGGTGTGGGTTGGGCCAACAGAAGGTCGGAGCAATGACTGTCCACTGGAGGGCGCCAATCCCAGTGTCAGTCACCATACTGATGACATCACGGCAGAAAACACAG actcCCCCCCCTCTGACTCTAGCCCCGCCTCCCAGAAGAAAGGGGGCGTATCCGGCAGTGTGATGGACAGGCTGAGGTCTCCAGGTACAGTGAGGAAACTCTCCCTAAAGATGAAGAAACTTCCTGAGCTGCGACGCAAACTAAGCCTTCGCTCTTCGTCTCGTGCCAGTCGCCAAGGAAACGACGCCAGAGGGGGCGGGGATGAGTCGACCAGTAAGAATACAACATCATCATCTGCGTTGTCCAACCAGAATGTGATCAGCAGATATCACCTTGATAGCTCCACCCCTCCTGCCCGACCACTGCGACGGTCGTCGAGAGGACGCTCCGCCAGCAAAGGag GTTATCTCAGTGATGGAGACTCCCCAGAGCTGCTGCCACGGCAACAGGCTCCTCCTCCTGCGACCTCCCAGGAAACAGGATGTGATGTCAGTTCATTTCAGCTGTACGTCGGCTCCGACCCGCCGCGATGCAGCCAACGGGTGACGGGGTTACTGACCGTCCATCTGCTGGGCCTGGAGGAGATGAAGACCAGCAG GTCTGAGGGCAGTAAGGAGGTCTTCCTGGCCATCCAGATTGACGGCGTCACCAGAGCGAGGACCGCCCTCCTGACCCTGCGAGGCCCCGCCCTCTCGTTAAACCACGCTTTCCACCTGGAGCTGGAGCGAGCGCGGCAGCTACGCATTGTAGTGTTAACACCAG ccaaTCCACAGGCAGGGGGAGGGGCTAAACCTGAGACCGATCAGAGTCAGACTTCAGGTCGTCCAACCAGAAACAGAGTCTGTTGTCTGGGTGGAGTCTCCATCCCTCCTTTATTTAAAG GGAGTCGCagtcagcagctctgtgtgaagTTGGAGCCCAGAGGTCTTCTTTACGTCAAACTGTTGCTACAGGAAAAGTGGGACACACAG CCCAGCACTGACACATCGATACCTGCTAATGTGTTTGGGGTTGAACTGCACCACCTGGTGGAGAAAGAAGGATCTGCATCTCCAATCCCTCTACTGATCCAGAAAACTGTGGCAGAGATAGAACGACGAGGACTGAAG GTGGTGGGTCTGTACAGACTGTGTGGTTCTGCTGCAGTGAAGAAGGAGCTCAGGGATTGGTTTGAGAGGAACAGTTCAGCTGTCTGCCTCAGCGAGGACCTCTACCCCGACATCAACGTCATTACAG gTATACTGAAGGACTACCTGCGAGAGCTTCCGTCTCCACTCATCACCAGGACTCTGTACCAGGTTGTCAGGGAGGCCATGACCTTACGACCCCCACCTGCGACCCCTGACCCTCAGCTGGCCCAGAGCACTGTGGAGCTGCTGTCCTGTCTGCCACCACCAGAGAGG gcCACTCTGTCTCTCCTGCTCGACCACCTCAGCCTGGTCGCGTCCCTCAGCTCGTCCAATAGGATGACGCACCAGAACCTCGCTGTCTGCTTCGGCCCGGTGCTCCTCACCCCGACCCAAGAGGCctggagggggggaggaggaggaggaggaggagggggaggaaggggagggagaggaggagggaagggtTTCTGTCATGGTGAAGAGATAGCGAGCGCGGTGGATTTCAAACGTCACATTGAGGCGTTGCactacctgctgcagctgtggCCAG TGCCGACCCATCGAGTCACGTCAGACGACCACATTGACGTGTCCCCACCGCCCTCCCCCACCCTTACCCATAACCCCCTgggccagcagcagcagcagcagcggcgtcCTGTTCTGCGATTGGCTCTGCCCCAGAACCctgaggaggtggtggtgtCACGTCGCGGGCGAGGCGGTCTGGCCCGGCTGGAGAGTCCGCCGCCGATTAACCGGTACGCTGGAGACTGGAGCATCTGTGGACGAGATCTTCTGTCTGGACAGGAGGCCGATTATGACGAGGTGGCAGGAAGCGAGAGTGACGGAG GCAGcggggatgaagaggaggaggagaagaaggaggcgTGGttgtcaggaggaggaggaggaggaggtctcTACATGGACGACTTCATGGATTTTGATGCTCCATTTAACTGTCGACTCAGTCTGAAGGACTTCGACACTCTGATCCACGACCTGGACCGAGAGCTGGCCAAACAGATCAACATCTGTCtgtag
- the LOC121886776 gene encoding rho GTPase-activating protein SYDE1 isoform X2, producing MPAAADPEPSSPPRNHITVAKKQQWARQGSVAPTATLPSGPAPRNSDWDRASGKSQDAPGQAWSQRLTQDKTEQRGDRTGISHSWDMTSTSSVPVSSSSVLQEVSQPAGGSIDAPTNSTSTKLSGQRAYLQSLDRSSRAWVLSSAKSQASDEACRLQEESSSNIWYNPIPEEEDAAGPRREEEVWRRRDDREEGGSTRAELGGVWVGPTEGRSNDCPLEGANPSVSHHTDDITAENTDSPPSDSSPASQKKGGVSGSVMDRLRSPGTVRKLSLKMKKLPELRRKLSLRSSSRASRQGNDARGGGDESTSKNTTSSSALSNQNVISRYHLDSSTPPARPLRRSSRGRSASKGGYLSDGDSPELLPRQQAPPPATSQETGCDVSSFQLYVGSDPPRCSQRVTGLLTVHLLGLEEMKTSRSEGSKEVFLAIQIDGVTRARTALLTLRGPALSLNHAFHLELERARQLRIVVLTPANPQAGGGAKPETDQSQTSGRPTRNRVCCLGGVSIPPLFKGSRSQQLCVKLEPRGLLYVKLLLQEKWDTQPSTDTSIPANVFGVELHHLVEKEGSASPIPLLIQKTVAEIERRGLKVVGLYRLCGSAAVKKELRDWFERNSSAVCLSEDLYPDINVITGILKDYLRELPSPLITRTLYQVVREAMTLRPPPATPDPQLAQSTVELLSCLPPPERATLSLLLDHLSLVASLSSSNRMTHQNLAVCFGPVLLTPTQEAWRGGGGGGGGGGGRGGRGGGKGFCHGEEIASAVDFKRHIEALHYLLQLWPVPTHRVTSDDHIDVSPPPSPTLTHNPLGQQQQQQRRPVLRLALPQNPEEVVVSRRGRGGLARLESPPPINRYAGDWSICGRDLLSGQEADYDEVAGSESDGGSGDEEEEEKKEAWLSGGGGGGGLYMDDFMDFDAPFNCRLSLKDFDTLIHDLDRELAKQINICL from the exons ATGCCAGCAGCCGCCGACCCTGAACCCTCCTCACCCCCCCGCAACCACATCACAGTAGCTAAGAAACAGCAGTGGGCTCGGCAGGGCTCTGTGGCCCCAACCGCCACCCTGCCCTCAGGCCCCGCCCCCAGAAACTCTGACTGGGACAGAGCGTCAGGAAAATCCCAGGATGCACCTGGGCAAGCCTGGAGTCAGAGGCTGACACAGGACAAG ACAGAGCAGCGGGGCGACAGGACAGGCATCAGTCATTCCTGGGATATGACCAGCACCTCTAGTGTTCCTGTTAGTTCCTCTTCGGTACTGCAGGAAGTCTCCCAGCCAGCAGGGGGCTCCATTGACGCACCCACCAACTCCACCAGCACCAAGCTGTCCGGCCAGCGTGCCTACCTGCAGAGCCTGGACCGCAGCAGCCGAGCCTGGGTGCTGTCTTCGGCAAAGTCCCAGGCTTCAGACGAGGCCTGCAGGCTGCaggaggagagcagcagcaacatctgGTACAACCCGATCCCTGAGGAGGAGGACGCAGCAGGGCCACGCAGGGAGGAGGaagtgtggaggaggagggacgaCCGGGAGGAGGGAGGATCTACCCGAGCAGAGCTGGGAGGGGTGTGGGTTGGGCCAACAGAAGGTCGGAGCAATGACTGTCCACTGGAGGGCGCCAATCCCAGTGTCAGTCACCATACTGATGACATCACGGCAGAAAACACAG actcCCCCCCCTCTGACTCTAGCCCCGCCTCCCAGAAGAAAGGGGGCGTATCCGGCAGTGTGATGGACAGGCTGAGGTCTCCAGGTACAGTGAGGAAACTCTCCCTAAAGATGAAGAAACTTCCTGAGCTGCGACGCAAACTAAGCCTTCGCTCTTCGTCTCGTGCCAGTCGCCAAGGAAACGACGCCAGAGGGGGCGGGGATGAGTCGACCAGTAAGAATACAACATCATCATCTGCGTTGTCCAACCAGAATGTGATCAGCAGATATCACCTTGATAGCTCCACCCCTCCTGCCCGACCACTGCGACGGTCGTCGAGAGGACGCTCCGCCAGCAAAGGag GTTATCTCAGTGATGGAGACTCCCCAGAGCTGCTGCCACGGCAACAGGCTCCTCCTCCTGCGACCTCCCAGGAAACAGGATGTGATGTCAGTTCATTTCAGCTGTACGTCGGCTCCGACCCGCCGCGATGCAGCCAACGGGTGACGGGGTTACTGACCGTCCATCTGCTGGGCCTGGAGGAGATGAAGACCAGCAG GTCTGAGGGCAGTAAGGAGGTCTTCCTGGCCATCCAGATTGACGGCGTCACCAGAGCGAGGACCGCCCTCCTGACCCTGCGAGGCCCCGCCCTCTCGTTAAACCACGCTTTCCACCTGGAGCTGGAGCGAGCGCGGCAGCTACGCATTGTAGTGTTAACACCAG ccaaTCCACAGGCAGGGGGAGGGGCTAAACCTGAGACCGATCAGAGTCAGACTTCAGGTCGTCCAACCAGAAACAGAGTCTGTTGTCTGGGTGGAGTCTCCATCCCTCCTTTATTTAAAG GGAGTCGCagtcagcagctctgtgtgaagTTGGAGCCCAGAGGTCTTCTTTACGTCAAACTGTTGCTACAGGAAAAGTGGGACACACAG CCCAGCACTGACACATCGATACCTGCTAATGTGTTTGGGGTTGAACTGCACCACCTGGTGGAGAAAGAAGGATCTGCATCTCCAATCCCTCTACTGATCCAGAAAACTGTGGCAGAGATAGAACGACGAGGACTGAAG GTGGTGGGTCTGTACAGACTGTGTGGTTCTGCTGCAGTGAAGAAGGAGCTCAGGGATTGGTTTGAGAGGAACAGTTCAGCTGTCTGCCTCAGCGAGGACCTCTACCCCGACATCAACGTCATTACAG gTATACTGAAGGACTACCTGCGAGAGCTTCCGTCTCCACTCATCACCAGGACTCTGTACCAGGTTGTCAGGGAGGCCATGACCTTACGACCCCCACCTGCGACCCCTGACCCTCAGCTGGCCCAGAGCACTGTGGAGCTGCTGTCCTGTCTGCCACCACCAGAGAGG gcCACTCTGTCTCTCCTGCTCGACCACCTCAGCCTGGTCGCGTCCCTCAGCTCGTCCAATAGGATGACGCACCAGAACCTCGCTGTCTGCTTCGGCCCGGTGCTCCTCACCCCGACCCAAGAGGCctggagggggggaggaggaggaggaggaggagggggaggaaggggagggagaggaggagggaagggtTTCTGTCATGGTGAAGAGATAGCGAGCGCGGTGGATTTCAAACGTCACATTGAGGCGTTGCactacctgctgcagctgtggCCAG TGCCGACCCATCGAGTCACGTCAGACGACCACATTGACGTGTCCCCACCGCCCTCCCCCACCCTTACCCATAACCCCCTgggccagcagcagcagcagcagcggcgtcCTGTTCTGCGATTGGCTCTGCCCCAGAACCctgaggaggtggtggtgtCACGTCGCGGGCGAGGCGGTCTGGCCCGGCTGGAGAGTCCGCCGCCGATTAACCGGTACGCTGGAGACTGGAGCATCTGTGGACGAGATCTTCTGTCTGGACAGGAGGCCGATTATGACGAGGTGGCAGGAAGCGAGAGTGACGGAG GCAGcggggatgaagaggaggaggagaagaaggaggcgTGGttgtcaggaggaggaggaggaggaggtctcTACATGGACGACTTCATGGATTTTGATGCTCCATTTAACTGTCGACTCAGTCTGAAGGACTTCGACACTCTGATCCACGACCTGGACCGAGAGCTGGCCAAACAGATCAACATCTGTCtgtag
- the LOC121886791 gene encoding protein phosphatase 1 regulatory subunit 3C-B-like, with the protein MNCRVLHILNPRHGGPSPIMPVDMAVRICLASSPPLRSFLSNYDNRCSSSAAALLPRCQPLRPCLASGRCSDTFASSSITTATAASTSASAENSSQAWLRKKKKKSVVFADSQGLALTAVHVFSESEDDLLSELQFHLTELEDATGRLHLGDITDLADGGLGLVLDFTQPAADYLDLRNRLKAQQVCLETCSVQDRLLSGTVQVRNICFEKSVSVRITFDSWRSFQDVPCHYLNNVYGCPDIDTFDFSVMVPEILEPADRMEFCIQYQTRDRTFWDNNLGNNYRLVVTDPHGSPTRIPESTAGLQVQRDGSGEERQEREFDPLGSPRTSAGIFSEWQSWGRVETSAPYW; encoded by the exons ATGAACTGCAG GGTTCTCCACATCCTGAACCCTCGCCACGGGGGTCCGTCTCCCATCATGCCCGTCGACATGGCCGTGAGAATCTGCCTCGCCAGCTCGCCTCCTCTGCGCTCCTTCCTCAGTAACTATGACAACCGCTGTTCTTCCTCTGCAGCCGCTCTACTGCCGCGCTGCCAACCACTGCGACCGTGTCTGGCTTCTGGTCGCTGCAGCGACACCTTCGCTAGCAGCAGCATCACCACGGCAACGGCGGCCTCAACATCAGCgtcagcagagaacagcagccAGGCGTggctgaggaagaagaagaagaagagcgtGGTGTTTGCAGACTCTCAAGGTCTGGCGCTGACCGCCGTCCACGTCTTCAGCGAGTCGGAGGACGACCTGCTGAGCGAGCTGCAGTTCCACCTGACTGAGCTAGAGGACGCCACAGGCAGACTACACCTGGGAGACATCACAG ACTTAGCTGATGGGGGGTTGGGCCTGGTCCTGGACTTCACCCAGCCGGCTGCAGACTACCTGGACCTGAGGAACCGGCTCAAAGCCCAGCAGGTTTGTCTGGAGACGTGTTCAGTCCAGGACCGCCTGCTCTCAGGCACCGTGCAGGTCCGAAACATCTGCTTTGAGAAGTCCGTCTCAGTCCGGATCACCTTCGACTCGTGGCGCTCCTTCCAGGACGTTCCCTGCCACTACCTGAACAATGTGTACGGCTGCCCCGACATCGACACCTTCGACTTCTCTGTGATGGTGCCGGAGATCCTTGAGCCGGCCGACAGGATGGAGTTCTGCATTCAGTACCAGACTCGGGACCGGACCTTCTGGGACAACAACCTCGGGAACAACTACCGACTGGTGGTGACGGATCCACACGGCAGCCCGACACGGATCCCTGAGAGCACAGCCGGGCTGCAGGTCCAGAGAGACGGCAGTGGGGAGGAGCGGCAGGAGAGGGAGTTTGATCCGTTAGGAAGCCCCAGGACGTCAGCAGGGATCTTCTCAGAGTGGCAGAGCTGGGGCCGGGTCGAGACCAGCGCCCCCTACTGGTGA